The following are from one region of the Mycolicibacterium diernhoferi genome:
- the arfA gene encoding channel-forming protein ArfA/OmpATb, producing MPGSTDFHRRPPGAGWLAALIVVPLALALIGTAVRDDTSDSALPNPMISTAPTLTPANGRAGVVMAPFSLQHSNDDVVVSGQVPDEPTRTFALDRVRTLLPGSNVIDLLSVIGGITAPDLTGLDGVLIAGSPLPDFGFSINGGDVILTGTAESEDVTARVEDAVQAAWPDLAVVDDIAVITPGFAPPQAPVSPGLSGECADLQQDISGLLRTPIQYEAGGARIAESSAPLIAELVKELKACPQARVSITGHTDDTVADAAGIELSARQAKAVADAFIRQGVSADRVTSSGAGATEPIAGNDTEAGRAQNRRVEITVS from the coding sequence GTGCCGGGCTCGACCGACTTCCATCGGCGTCCGCCGGGTGCGGGATGGCTGGCGGCACTCATCGTGGTGCCGCTGGCCCTCGCACTGATCGGGACCGCGGTCCGCGACGACACATCGGACTCGGCGCTGCCGAACCCGATGATCAGCACCGCACCGACCTTGACCCCGGCGAACGGCCGCGCAGGCGTGGTGATGGCGCCATTCTCGTTGCAGCACAGTAACGATGACGTCGTCGTCAGCGGTCAGGTGCCCGACGAACCGACCAGAACCTTTGCCCTGGACCGGGTGCGGACGTTGCTGCCGGGGTCGAACGTCATCGATCTGCTGAGCGTCATCGGTGGTATCACCGCGCCCGATCTGACCGGGCTCGACGGTGTGCTGATCGCGGGGTCGCCGTTGCCGGACTTCGGGTTCAGCATCAACGGCGGGGACGTCATCCTCACCGGCACCGCCGAATCCGAGGACGTCACCGCCCGGGTGGAGGATGCCGTGCAGGCCGCCTGGCCCGATCTGGCGGTGGTGGACGACATCGCGGTGATCACACCGGGATTCGCGCCTCCGCAGGCACCGGTGAGCCCTGGGTTGAGCGGGGAGTGTGCCGACCTGCAGCAGGACATCTCGGGTCTGCTGCGCACCCCGATCCAGTACGAGGCCGGCGGGGCCCGGATCGCGGAGAGCTCGGCACCGCTGATCGCCGAGTTGGTCAAGGAGCTGAAGGCCTGCCCGCAGGCGCGGGTGTCGATCACCGGGCACACCGATGACACCGTCGCCGATGCGGCCGGCATCGAGTTGAGCGCCCGACAAGCGAAAGCCGTTGCCGACGCCTTCATTCGGCAAGGGGTGTCGGCGGATCGGGTGACCTCGTCCGGCGCCGGCGCGACCGAACCGATCGCGGGCAACGACACCGAGGCGGGCCGGGCGCAGAACCGGCGCGTCGAGATCACGGTCAGCTGA
- a CDS encoding FKBP-type peptidyl-prolyl cis-trans isomerase encodes MATKPEIEFPDGPAPTELVIEDVTVGDGAEAVPGGTVQVHYIGVEYDTGEEFDSSWNRGEAISFPLRGLIQGWQDGIPGMRVGGRRKLTIPPELAYGPAGGGHQLSGKTLIFVIDLLAAR; translated from the coding sequence ATGGCAACGAAACCCGAGATTGAATTTCCCGATGGCCCGGCGCCCACCGAGCTGGTCATCGAAGACGTGACGGTCGGCGACGGCGCCGAAGCGGTGCCGGGCGGCACCGTGCAGGTGCACTACATCGGCGTGGAATACGACACCGGTGAAGAGTTCGACAGTTCCTGGAACCGCGGTGAGGCCATCTCGTTCCCGTTGCGCGGGCTGATCCAGGGCTGGCAGGACGGCATCCCCGGCATGCGTGTGGGTGGACGGCGCAAGCTGACCATCCCGCCGGAGCTGGCGTACGGACCGGCCGGCGGCGGGCACCAGCTGTCCGGCAAGACCCTGATCTTCGTGATCGACCTGCTGGCCGCACGCTAG
- a CDS encoding phytoene desaturase family protein, producing MAADQDIVIVGGGHNGLVAAAYLARAGRRVTLLERLDHVGGAAVSAHAFDGIDARLSRYSYLVSLLPRRIIDDLGARIRLARRRASSYTPDPATRGATGLLIGARNTFAAIGAGSDEARFTEFYRRAQLVTAAVWPTLLSPLSTRSAIRDRVLSSADPAAAAGWETLINTPIGRAIAESVHNDLVRGVIATDALIGTFAATDDPSLIQNICFLYHLIGGGTGDWDVPVGGMGAVTGALTAAASGFGAEIITGAEVYAISPDGDVRYRTQDGEHTVHGRHVLAGVTPAVLARLLGEPEPETAPGSQIKVNLMLERLPRLRDQWVGPEQAFAGTFHINETMRQLDTAYATAAAGELPDPLPCEVYCHSLTDPSILSEPLRSSGAHTLTVFGLHTPHRLLEDLDPDTKRIKLTAAALHSLNSVLAEPIQDVVMTDADGRPCVEAKTTGDLEDALGMTAGNIFHGALGWPFAEDDEDLDTPAKRWGVATGHDAILLCGSGARRGGAVSGIGGHNAAMAVLES from the coding sequence GTGGCCGCAGACCAAGACATCGTCATCGTCGGAGGTGGGCACAACGGCCTCGTCGCCGCTGCGTACCTGGCCCGTGCGGGTCGCCGGGTCACCCTGTTGGAACGGCTCGACCATGTGGGTGGCGCGGCGGTGTCGGCGCACGCCTTCGACGGCATCGACGCGCGGTTGTCCCGCTACTCCTATCTGGTGAGCCTGCTGCCCCGGCGCATCATCGACGACCTCGGCGCACGGATCCGGCTGGCTCGCCGGCGCGCGTCGTCCTACACCCCGGATCCGGCCACCCGGGGCGCCACCGGACTGCTGATCGGAGCGCGAAACACCTTCGCGGCCATCGGCGCCGGAAGCGACGAGGCCCGGTTCACCGAGTTCTACCGGCGCGCGCAGCTGGTGACCGCGGCGGTGTGGCCCACGCTGCTGTCCCCGCTGAGCACCCGCTCGGCCATCCGGGACCGGGTGCTGAGCTCGGCGGACCCGGCCGCTGCCGCCGGCTGGGAGACCCTGATCAACACCCCGATCGGCCGCGCCATCGCCGAGTCGGTGCACAACGACCTGGTGCGCGGGGTGATCGCCACCGATGCGCTGATCGGTACCTTCGCCGCCACCGACGACCCGTCGCTGATCCAGAACATCTGCTTCCTGTATCACCTGATCGGCGGCGGCACCGGCGACTGGGACGTCCCGGTCGGCGGGATGGGTGCGGTCACCGGCGCGCTCACCGCGGCCGCCAGCGGCTTCGGCGCCGAGATCATCACCGGGGCCGAGGTGTATGCGATCAGCCCCGACGGTGATGTGCGCTACCGCACCCAGGATGGCGAGCACACCGTGCACGGTAGGCATGTCCTCGCCGGGGTCACCCCGGCGGTGCTGGCACGACTGCTCGGGGAGCCCGAGCCGGAAACCGCTCCGGGATCGCAGATCAAGGTCAACCTGATGCTCGAACGGCTGCCCCGGTTGCGCGACCAGTGGGTGGGCCCGGAGCAGGCCTTCGCCGGCACCTTCCACATCAACGAGACCATGCGGCAGCTGGACACCGCCTACGCCACGGCGGCCGCCGGTGAGCTGCCCGATCCGCTGCCGTGCGAGGTGTACTGCCACTCACTGACCGACCCGAGCATCCTGTCCGAACCATTGCGCAGCAGCGGTGCCCATACCCTGACGGTGTTCGGCCTGCACACCCCGCACCGCCTGCTCGAGGATCTGGACCCGGACACCAAGCGCATCAAACTTACTGCGGCAGCTCTACATTCGCTGAATTCGGTGTTGGCCGAGCCGATTCAGGACGTCGTGATGACCGACGCGGACGGCCGTCCGTGCGTGGAGGCCAAGACCACCGGCGACCTGGAGGACGCGCTCGGCATGACGGCGGGCAACATCTTCCACGGCGCGCTGGGCTGGCCGTTCGCCGAGGACGACGAGGACCTGGACACCCCGGCCAAACGCTGGGGCGTGGCAACCGGGCACGATGCGATCCTGTTGTGCGGGTCGGGGGCTCGGCGCGGCGGCGCAGTGTCGGGTATCGGTGGGCACAACGCGGCGATGGCCGTGCTGGAGAGCTAG
- a CDS encoding MarR family winged helix-turn-helix transcriptional regulator — MSELADDVWRRMAAVVHQNRDGWKRAVIEQSGLPFSRIRVLKRLASEPMTVKGVAEAAAMDAPAATVAVNDLEERGLVIRQTDPGDRRSKTVSLTARGRELLARIDAVEDPAPPVVAALSKTDLVALQDLLGKLS; from the coding sequence ATGTCTGAACTCGCCGACGACGTATGGCGCCGGATGGCCGCGGTGGTCCACCAGAACCGGGACGGCTGGAAACGGGCCGTCATCGAGCAGTCCGGTCTGCCGTTCAGCCGCATCCGGGTCCTCAAAAGGCTTGCGAGTGAGCCGATGACGGTCAAGGGGGTGGCCGAGGCGGCCGCCATGGACGCCCCCGCGGCCACCGTCGCGGTCAACGATCTGGAGGAGCGCGGGCTGGTGATCCGGCAGACCGATCCGGGTGATCGACGGTCGAAGACGGTCTCGCTCACCGCCCGTGGGCGCGAGCTGCTCGCCCGGATCGACGCCGTCGAGGATCCCGCGCCCCCGGTGGTAGCGGCCTTGAGTAAGACGGATCTCGTTGCGCTGCAGGATCTTCTGGGGAAGTTGAGCTAG
- a CDS encoding MFS transporter gives MTPRRKAIVLASCCLSLLIVSMDATIVNVAIPSIQTDLGATASQLQWVIDIYTLVLASLLMLSGAMGDRLGRRRVFQTGLVVFALGSLLCSLAPGIDALIAARFLQAVGGSMLNPVALSIISQVFTGPVERARAIGVWGGVVGISMALGPTVGGLLIHLISWRAVFWINLPICLAALVLTAIFVPETRSATMRTIDPIGQALAVAFLFGMVFALIEGPALGWGHPRVVVAAVVAVLTFVAFLRYEARRTDPFIDLRFFRSVPFASATVIAICAFASWGALLFMMSLYLQGARGFSAMQTGLIYLPIAVGALVFSPLSGRLVGRYGARPSLLVSGVMIVTASIVLALLGESAPVWSLMAVFAVFGIGFSMVNAPITNTAVSGMPLDRAGAASAVTSTSRQIGVSIGVALCGSVAGAALAGHGDFAASARPLWLLCAALGMVIVVLGVVSTSARAMDSARRLAPLIDAPAGPGSKAATDV, from the coding sequence CTGACGCCCCGGCGTAAGGCGATCGTCCTCGCGTCGTGCTGTCTGAGCCTGCTGATCGTGTCGATGGACGCGACCATCGTCAACGTCGCCATCCCGTCCATCCAGACGGATCTCGGGGCCACCGCATCCCAGTTGCAGTGGGTCATCGACATCTACACCCTGGTGCTGGCCTCGCTGCTGATGCTGTCCGGCGCCATGGGGGACCGGTTGGGGCGGCGCCGGGTGTTCCAGACCGGCCTGGTCGTCTTCGCGCTCGGCTCGCTGCTGTGCAGTCTCGCCCCGGGCATAGACGCCCTGATCGCCGCGCGCTTCCTGCAGGCCGTCGGCGGCTCGATGCTCAATCCGGTGGCGCTGTCCATCATCTCCCAGGTGTTCACCGGGCCCGTCGAACGCGCCCGTGCCATCGGTGTGTGGGGTGGGGTCGTGGGCATCTCCATGGCCCTCGGCCCGACGGTGGGCGGGCTGCTCATCCACCTGATCAGCTGGCGGGCGGTGTTCTGGATCAACCTGCCGATCTGTCTGGCGGCCCTCGTGCTGACCGCGATCTTCGTCCCGGAGACCCGGTCGGCGACCATGCGCACCATCGACCCCATCGGGCAGGCGCTGGCCGTGGCGTTCCTGTTCGGCATGGTGTTCGCCCTCATCGAAGGGCCCGCGTTGGGCTGGGGTCACCCCCGCGTCGTCGTCGCGGCCGTCGTCGCGGTGCTGACCTTCGTGGCATTCCTGCGCTACGAGGCGCGGCGGACGGACCCGTTCATCGACCTGCGTTTCTTCCGTAGTGTGCCGTTCGCGTCGGCGACCGTGATCGCGATCTGCGCGTTCGCCTCCTGGGGTGCGCTGCTGTTCATGATGTCGCTCTACCTGCAGGGTGCGCGCGGCTTCTCCGCCATGCAGACCGGGCTGATCTACCTGCCGATCGCGGTCGGCGCCCTGGTGTTCTCCCCGCTGTCGGGACGGCTGGTGGGCCGGTACGGGGCCCGTCCGTCGCTGCTGGTGTCCGGGGTGATGATCGTGACGGCCTCCATCGTGCTGGCACTGCTGGGTGAGTCGGCGCCGGTGTGGTCGCTGATGGCGGTGTTCGCGGTCTTCGGCATCGGCTTCTCCATGGTCAACGCGCCGATCACCAATACGGCGGTCAGCGGGATGCCGTTGGACCGGGCCGGCGCCGCCTCCGCGGTGACCAGCACCAGCCGCCAGATCGGCGTGAGTATCGGTGTGGCGCTGTGCGGTTCGGTGGCCGGCGCCGCCCTGGCCGGGCACGGTGACTTCGCCGCATCGGCCCGCCCGCTGTGGTTGTTGTGCGCCGCCCTCGGGATGGTGATCGTGGTCCTCGGCGTGGTGTCCACCTCGGCGCGGGCCATGGACTCGGCCCGGCGGCTGGCCCCGCTCATCGACGCCCCAGCCGGTCCGGGGAGCAAGGCGGCCACCGATGTCTGA